In Fodinibius saliphilus, a genomic segment contains:
- the xerD gene encoding site-specific tyrosine recombinase XerD has translation MHYTEELKRYLQFIKLEKNLSENSVVSYERDLRRYLNFVADNLRIQQLDGVSLQHIEQYLEELTAMDLSVSSIARNISSIRGFHEFAVVEGMAEANPAELVELPKKAQNLPEVLNQDEVAAIIDTPNRESNAGIRNAAILETLYATGMRVSELTSLEVDNLFFEIGFIRVVGKGNKERLVPVGEVAQSALEHYIEVVRPIFISDKNPQKAEHKVFLSQRGNPLSRMSIWNVVNDAAERAGIEKNVYPHIFRHSFATHLLEGGADLRAVQEMLGHSSILTTEIYTHVDRSLLHQVHKEFHPRA, from the coding sequence ATGCACTATACAGAGGAGCTCAAGCGTTATCTGCAATTTATTAAATTAGAAAAAAATCTTTCTGAGAATTCGGTAGTCTCCTATGAAAGAGACCTTCGGCGATACCTCAACTTTGTTGCAGATAACTTACGTATTCAACAGCTAGATGGAGTTAGCCTACAACATATTGAGCAATATCTCGAAGAGCTTACCGCTATGGACCTTTCGGTAAGCTCCATAGCCCGAAATATCTCTAGTATCCGTGGATTTCATGAATTTGCCGTTGTTGAAGGTATGGCGGAGGCAAACCCTGCAGAGCTGGTTGAACTCCCTAAGAAAGCCCAAAACCTGCCTGAGGTTTTAAATCAAGATGAAGTTGCTGCAATTATTGACACTCCCAACCGAGAGTCAAATGCTGGCATTCGCAATGCTGCTATCCTCGAAACACTCTATGCTACGGGAATGCGAGTTAGTGAATTGACCAGCCTGGAAGTTGACAACCTCTTTTTTGAAATTGGTTTTATACGGGTTGTTGGTAAAGGCAATAAAGAACGTTTGGTCCCCGTGGGTGAGGTAGCTCAATCTGCACTGGAACATTATATCGAGGTTGTTCGGCCGATATTCATTAGTGATAAAAATCCACAGAAAGCAGAGCACAAAGTATTTTTAAGTCAACGCGGCAATCCTTTATCACGGATGAGTATTTGGAATGTCGTCAATGATGCAGCCGAACGGGCCGGTATTGAGAAAAATGTTTATCCACATATTTTCCGGCATTCTTTTGCCACCCATCTACTCGAGGGCGGAGCGGACCTACGGGCCGTACAAGAAATGTTAGGACATTCTTCAATCCTTACAACAGAAATTTACACCCATGTAGACCGTTCACTTCTACATCAAGTGCACAAAGAATTCCATCCCCGTGCTTAA
- a CDS encoding ECF-type sigma factor, producing MSKKRFTKLLKNLRDPKNKCYDELFSQIYSELKRLAYSKLQKEREDITLTETALVHEVYLKMIDQTQIQANDKNHFMAIAARCMRQILIDHARKKKAEKRGGDKNDVTYIDELLKQRHKTEELIDIDNELNKLAKLDQRMADVVVLRFFGQMTVSDTAKALNISERTVKRDWAKARGWLYKELKG from the coding sequence ATGAGTAAGAAAAGGTTTACCAAGCTATTAAAAAATCTCAGAGATCCTAAAAATAAGTGCTATGATGAACTATTTTCCCAGATTTATAGTGAACTAAAAAGACTTGCCTACTCAAAGCTTCAAAAAGAACGAGAGGATATTACCTTAACAGAAACAGCGTTAGTACATGAGGTTTATCTCAAAATGATAGATCAGACACAGATTCAGGCTAATGACAAAAATCACTTCATGGCCATAGCAGCACGATGTATGCGTCAAATACTTATCGACCATGCCCGCAAAAAGAAAGCGGAAAAGCGTGGTGGTGATAAAAACGACGTAACGTATATTGATGAACTTCTTAAACAAAGGCACAAAACAGAAGAACTAATCGACATTGATAACGAACTCAATAAGTTGGCAAAGCTTGACCAGCGGATGGCCGATGTTGTAGTACTTCGTTTCTTTGGACAGATGACAGTATCCGACACAGCAAAAGCCTTGAACATATCAGAACGAACGGTTAAAAGAGATTGGGCGAAAGCACGCGGATGGCTTTATAAAGAACTAAAAGGATAA
- a CDS encoding serine/threonine-protein kinase, translating into MEQNQWEKVNKIVDTALELDKKERTTYIEENCKNDNKLKQHVTQLLAAIEESETEDFLATPATYIDEMAGELTATDATASSMVGQHIGNYHLDELIGHGGMGSVFKGRRADGAYEKEIAIKILRRGMDTPSNIARFKRERNILANLEHPNIARLLDGGLTEEGLPYLVMEYVDGTPLLEYCNQNNLTIEERLELFEQVCFAVQHAHQNAIIHRDLKPSNILVNNEGKVKVLDFGIAKLIRAESSEGVTFQTRTGARMLTVGYSSPEQLEGQAITTATDAYVLGILLFELLADVHPFEMDDKNLVEIEKQVREKRPKNPSDKYAQLSSTEKKKIAQYRSTDTAKLTSLLTGDLDAIVMKALRKEPGHRYSSAEQLLEDLNRRKTNLPIIAREDTFRYNSSKFLKRHKTRLSVAAAFLSIIISLTVFYTWQIAQEKDKAQLEAQKAQEVSSFLTDMFRASNPNYNPKDTVTAATFLKRGQERIDQLNDQPEIQGQLLEIMGRAYSEIGQFDKAAPLLNKSLKLRETYQGTTSTAYIQSLDALGVLERLKGNFAEAESLTQRSLSVLKNNQPNNKKLLVNGLNELGLILDQRGKYEQADSVYKEVLYIQQQLYKSEHPKLAHIFNNRAGVLRKLGKYEKAEELYRKALNIWKAQYGDIHPSTAMGYHDLALILNQRGKLEQADSLYHKGLTIDKKLYDAPERHIAQSYNNIGIFYGQQGRYQEAKPYLTKAVAMRRKLFDEYHPKLAESLNNLGRLNIELGNYEKAHSYLEEALKIDRKNFGGNHPYIAGDLANLARIEKEKGSLDIAKKHFEKSLSIFKANLPSDHRKIAGILTEIGKLHIIKNNISEAIPMLEKALAIKKKSYDKRSWQIAYTKSILGNALGKNMEYTKAESYLIPAYETLKKERGSSDTFTNHAKNSIIELYKDWGKTDMAKKYSSTE; encoded by the coding sequence ATGGAGCAAAATCAATGGGAAAAGGTCAACAAAATTGTTGACACTGCACTTGAGCTAGATAAAAAAGAGAGAACTACTTACATCGAAGAAAATTGCAAAAATGACAACAAGCTTAAGCAACACGTAACCCAACTTCTGGCTGCAATTGAAGAATCAGAAACCGAAGATTTTTTAGCAACACCTGCCACCTATATCGATGAAATGGCCGGCGAGTTAACTGCAACAGATGCCACTGCCTCATCCATGGTTGGCCAACATATTGGCAACTATCACCTTGATGAACTTATTGGCCATGGTGGTATGGGATCTGTTTTTAAAGGTAGGCGCGCCGATGGAGCCTATGAAAAAGAAATAGCCATCAAGATATTACGGCGCGGTATGGACACCCCTTCCAATATTGCACGGTTTAAAAGGGAACGAAATATTTTGGCAAATCTGGAACACCCGAATATTGCCCGCCTACTAGATGGAGGGCTTACCGAAGAGGGCTTGCCCTATTTAGTCATGGAATATGTGGACGGCACTCCCTTGCTCGAATACTGTAACCAAAATAATCTAACCATTGAAGAACGATTAGAATTATTTGAACAAGTTTGTTTTGCTGTTCAACATGCCCACCAAAATGCCATTATTCATCGCGACCTGAAGCCTTCTAACATCTTAGTTAATAATGAAGGCAAGGTCAAAGTTCTGGATTTTGGTATTGCAAAACTTATAAGAGCGGAAAGTTCGGAGGGAGTAACCTTTCAAACTCGCACCGGCGCCCGCATGCTAACAGTAGGTTATTCGTCACCGGAACAGCTGGAAGGTCAAGCCATAACTACGGCTACCGACGCTTATGTCCTTGGAATATTGCTATTTGAACTCTTGGCAGATGTTCATCCATTTGAAATGGATGATAAAAACTTGGTAGAAATTGAAAAACAAGTACGAGAAAAGCGTCCCAAAAACCCTTCGGATAAATATGCGCAACTATCTTCTACTGAAAAGAAAAAAATCGCTCAATACCGGTCTACTGATACAGCTAAATTAACTAGTCTACTTACAGGCGACCTTGATGCTATTGTGATGAAAGCCCTTCGCAAAGAACCTGGTCACCGATATAGTTCTGCTGAGCAACTTCTGGAAGACCTTAACAGGCGGAAAACGAACCTCCCCATTATTGCTAGGGAAGATACCTTCCGTTATAATTCCTCCAAATTTTTAAAACGGCACAAGACCAGGCTTTCTGTAGCAGCAGCTTTTTTGTCGATTATTATCAGCCTTACCGTTTTTTATACTTGGCAAATTGCTCAAGAAAAAGATAAAGCACAATTAGAGGCACAAAAAGCACAAGAAGTAAGCAGCTTTTTAACGGATATGTTTAGGGCCAGTAATCCAAATTATAATCCTAAAGATACCGTTACTGCTGCCACGTTTTTAAAACGGGGGCAAGAACGTATTGATCAACTTAATGACCAGCCGGAGATACAAGGCCAGCTGCTTGAAATAATGGGGCGAGCATATTCCGAGATTGGACAATTTGATAAAGCAGCCCCCCTTCTAAATAAAAGTCTCAAACTCCGGGAAACATACCAAGGAACTACAAGTACTGCCTATATACAAAGTCTTGACGCATTGGGTGTTCTTGAACGACTCAAGGGAAATTTCGCAGAGGCAGAATCCCTTACTCAACGCTCTCTCTCGGTGCTCAAAAATAATCAGCCTAATAATAAAAAGCTTCTTGTCAATGGGTTAAATGAGCTTGGGCTAATACTTGACCAACGGGGTAAATATGAGCAGGCCGATTCTGTTTATAAAGAGGTGCTTTACATTCAACAACAACTATATAAATCCGAACATCCTAAACTAGCACATATTTTCAATAACAGGGCGGGAGTTTTACGAAAACTTGGGAAGTATGAAAAAGCAGAAGAACTTTACCGAAAAGCTTTAAATATTTGGAAAGCCCAATACGGTGATATTCATCCAAGTACCGCCATGGGCTACCATGACCTTGCCTTAATACTTAACCAACGAGGAAAATTAGAGCAAGCCGATTCCCTTTATCATAAAGGGTTAACAATTGACAAAAAGTTATACGATGCCCCAGAAAGACACATTGCTCAATCGTATAATAATATTGGCATTTTTTATGGGCAACAAGGCCGATACCAAGAAGCTAAGCCTTACTTAACCAAGGCAGTAGCTATGCGCCGTAAACTATTTGATGAATACCATCCCAAACTTGCGGAAAGTTTGAATAATTTGGGTCGACTTAATATCGAACTGGGAAACTACGAAAAAGCCCATTCTTATCTTGAAGAAGCACTTAAAATTGATCGAAAAAATTTTGGCGGAAACCATCCTTATATAGCCGGTGATTTGGCAAATCTAGCACGCATTGAAAAAGAAAAAGGTTCACTGGATATTGCCAAAAAGCATTTCGAAAAATCCTTGTCAATATTTAAAGCTAACTTACCTTCAGATCATAGAAAAATAGCTGGTATACTTACAGAGATTGGAAAACTGCATATCATCAAAAACAATATATCGGAAGCTATACCAATGTTAGAAAAAGCATTGGCTATCAAAAAGAAATCATATGACAAGAGGAGTTGGCAAATTGCTTACACAAAATCGATATTGGGTAACGCTTTGGGTAAGAATATGGAATATACCAAAGCTGAATCTTATTTAATTCCAGCCTATGAAACACTAAAAAAAGAACGCGGTTCCTCTGATACTTTTACCAACCATGCTAAAAATAGTATAATAGAACTCTACAAGGACTGGGGTAAAACAGATATGGCAAAGAAGTATTCTTCAACTGAATAA
- a CDS encoding collagen-like protein, with protein MRRLLRVLTLFLIATLPLFFGCEGPAGEQGPQGPEGQQGPVGPAGDDGSKIYSGQGVPGSSKGDMGDYYLDTSTGDMYGPKNDQGWGTPISLQGPPGQDGQDGKDGSQIYSGSSAPQSSLGKEGDYYLNKSTFNLYGPKTASGWGTPINLKGTANVMYSNWVNPSQWNGNTQSTTKYRYFDISANAMTQDIIDKGIVKVYTDFNTQSVYALPLAKASSPGNPNYSFFFQLNPQQLRIGYMNPDATGTLPRAIGTSSSFRYVLIPGGKQLKTKAKVGKLPIDLNNYEEVKKYFGIKNN; from the coding sequence ATGAGACGATTGTTACGAGTATTGACGCTATTTTTGATCGCAACTTTACCTTTGTTTTTTGGTTGTGAAGGTCCTGCCGGTGAACAAGGACCACAAGGTCCTGAAGGACAGCAAGGTCCCGTAGGCCCGGCCGGGGATGATGGGAGTAAGATTTATTCCGGACAGGGGGTACCCGGTAGTAGCAAAGGAGATATGGGAGATTACTATTTAGATACCAGTACTGGTGATATGTATGGGCCCAAAAATGACCAGGGATGGGGAACGCCAATAAGCCTGCAGGGCCCTCCCGGTCAGGATGGACAAGATGGCAAAGATGGTAGCCAAATTTATTCCGGAAGTTCAGCACCACAATCATCATTGGGTAAAGAGGGAGATTATTATTTAAATAAAAGTACCTTCAATCTGTATGGCCCCAAGACAGCTAGTGGTTGGGGAACGCCCATTAATCTAAAAGGTACTGCCAATGTAATGTATTCCAATTGGGTAAATCCTTCGCAATGGAATGGAAATACGCAAAGTACGACTAAATATCGGTACTTTGATATCTCGGCAAATGCCATGACACAAGATATTATTGATAAGGGGATTGTAAAAGTGTATACCGATTTTAATACTCAATCGGTTTATGCATTGCCGTTAGCTAAGGCAAGTAGCCCCGGAAATCCTAATTACAGTTTCTTTTTTCAGCTAAACCCGCAACAATTACGGATTGGTTATATGAATCCTGATGCTACTGGTACTCTTCCCAGAGCTATTGGAACAAGTAGCAGTTTTCGGTATGTGCTTATTCCCGGCGGAAAGCAACTGAAAACAAAAGCCAAGGTCGGAAAGCTACCAATTGATTTGAATAACTATGAAGAGGTAAAAAAGTATTTTGGTATAAAAAATAATTGA
- a CDS encoding collagen-like protein — protein sequence MRRFSRVVILFLIAVFPLFMGCEGPAGEQGTQGPEGPQGPVGPAGDDGSMMYSGKGAPASSTGSNGDYYLNTNTGEMYGPKKDSGWGNPIMVLMGQDGEDGSKFHAGSGAPASSLGENGDFYLDKSNYNMYGPKTSQGWGTAVNLKGADGNANVTRYIYPQHDFSSSPQFVAVFSNLTETEMKQSSWSVYLMYDTGSNQIYYSVPGRARNIQYSVEHNFVNGNVYFRINTEPNKTGIPYDQIEIIRTEANNTQDNTEVDDTGIVTLKKMEVVDQQSFKEFYNFE from the coding sequence ATGCGACGATTCTCACGAGTGGTTATATTATTTTTGATAGCAGTTTTCCCCCTTTTTATGGGGTGTGAAGGCCCCGCCGGAGAGCAAGGAACCCAAGGCCCTGAAGGTCCACAGGGACCGGTAGGACCGGCCGGTGATGACGGGAGTATGATGTACTCCGGAAAGGGTGCGCCCGCAAGCAGTACTGGCAGTAATGGTGATTATTACCTGAATACGAATACCGGAGAAATGTATGGTCCCAAGAAAGATAGCGGTTGGGGGAACCCGATTATGGTACTGATGGGCCAAGATGGGGAAGATGGCAGCAAATTTCATGCGGGATCTGGTGCACCAGCTTCTTCATTGGGAGAGAATGGAGACTTTTACTTGGATAAATCCAACTACAATATGTATGGTCCCAAAACAAGTCAAGGGTGGGGAACTGCCGTGAATTTAAAAGGAGCTGATGGGAATGCGAATGTAACGCGCTATATTTATCCTCAACATGACTTTAGTTCAAGTCCACAGTTTGTTGCCGTCTTCAGTAATTTAACAGAAACAGAGATGAAACAGAGTTCTTGGTCGGTGTACTTAATGTATGATACCGGAAGCAATCAGATCTATTATTCAGTACCGGGACGCGCTCGAAATATCCAGTATTCTGTAGAGCACAATTTTGTTAACGGGAATGTATATTTCCGGATAAATACAGAGCCGAATAAAACAGGCATACCTTATGATCAAATTGAGATCATTCGTACAGAGGCCAATAATACCCAAGACAATACAGAAGTAGACGATACAGGGATTGTGACTCTTAAAAAAATGGAGGTAGTAGATCAGCAGTCATTTAAGGAGTTTTATAACTTTGAGTGA
- a CDS encoding DUF5050 domain-containing protein — protein sequence MRKLLRTLIPLLLIGLIISCSDNSTGTDSDPEPAPEEPTTGTLEVTTSTSGSDVDSDGYTITVDGADHSIGTDETITVEDLEESSYDAELSGIADNCSVDGNNPKKVDITAENTTTASFDITCEAVLSNQIVFLSGRNTNPDLYVTNPDGTGQERITNNAEMEYYPSISPDGTKIAYTSWSDNNIYMINADGSNRTQLTNSSGHDLLPRWSPDGSQILFSTDRDGDYEVYMMNADGSNQTNLTNNPNAQDVAGTWSHDGDRIAFVSSRDADGDDEIYTMNSQGTALQKITDNTHYDGIPIYSPDGSKIAFASDRDGNNEIYIMSTDGSDLKRVTNNSGSDVFPSWSPDGSKLSFQSDRDGNDEVYIINTDGTSATNLTVNSASDRFPFWSPVK from the coding sequence ATGAGGAAACTACTACGAACTTTAATACCACTTTTGTTAATAGGATTAATAATTTCTTGCAGTGATAACAGTACCGGTACTGATTCAGACCCTGAACCAGCCCCAGAAGAACCCACAACAGGTACTCTGGAAGTGACAACCAGTACCAGTGGCTCGGATGTGGATTCTGACGGATATACTATTACTGTGGATGGGGCTGACCATTCCATTGGGACTGACGAGACGATCACCGTAGAAGATCTAGAAGAGAGCAGTTACGATGCCGAACTCTCGGGCATTGCCGATAACTGCTCGGTAGACGGAAATAATCCTAAAAAAGTGGATATTACCGCGGAAAATACAACTACGGCTAGTTTTGATATTACATGTGAGGCTGTTTTGAGCAATCAAATTGTGTTTCTCAGTGGTCGCAATACTAATCCCGATTTGTATGTAACGAATCCGGACGGTACCGGTCAAGAGCGGATAACCAACAATGCAGAAATGGAATATTATCCTTCAATTTCTCCCGACGGTACCAAGATTGCATACACCAGTTGGTCAGACAACAATATATACATGATCAACGCCGACGGTTCCAATCGTACTCAACTTACCAATTCTTCGGGACATGATCTGCTTCCACGCTGGTCGCCGGATGGCAGCCAGATTCTTTTCAGCACAGATCGTGATGGAGACTATGAAGTTTATATGATGAATGCTGACGGGAGTAACCAAACAAATCTAACAAATAATCCGAATGCTCAAGATGTAGCTGGAACATGGTCCCACGATGGTGATCGCATTGCGTTTGTAAGTAGTCGTGATGCAGATGGTGATGATGAAATTTATACGATGAATTCCCAAGGAACGGCCCTGCAAAAAATAACTGATAACACGCATTATGATGGGATACCTATCTACAGCCCCGATGGCTCGAAAATTGCGTTTGCAAGTGATCGGGATGGAAACAATGAGATATATATTATGAGTACCGATGGCAGTGATCTCAAGCGGGTAACCAATAATTCAGGGAGTGATGTTTTCCCTTCATGGTCACCGGACGGTAGTAAGCTTTCATTCCAAAGCGATCGGGATGGAAATGACGAAGTGTATATTATTAATACCGATGGCACGAGCGCGACCAACCTAACAGTAAACTCTGCTAGCGACCGTTTTCCGTTCTGGAGCCCGGTAAAATAG
- a CDS encoding IPT/TIG domain-containing protein yields the protein MAFFLTSCGGGGNGMPNPEITGIQPDSGPPGTLVTISGKGFSAEKTSNAITIGGEAAPVESATESQLKTKVPKGASSGPVKVTVGGETVSGPQFTVEAKAPGISSIKPDSGIVGTEVTIEGMNFSTNSSDITITFNGTAAPVNDASKDRLITKVPDNASDGPVKVTVKQKSATGPDFDVLAPTIIAMEPDTAVIGATIAIKGKYFAKKSSKNKISFGGIMADVDSVSSDTLYTVVPEGVSGGPVKVVVGEQISDGVPLQVITNIQACYGNDVQLDANLQWVSQGLTTSDKDDKSQDMAMDSNGNLYMVLRDRGVAAKYDTEGDKVWESRFDSKLKSTTWRGIEVDGNSVYIVGERGVTNQGLGEAKLKYHFSTLKDGNSNTGGRDVVLARLDAGSGSLEWAQQFGSPDLDELNHETIAVLPSGEILVSARMSGPFTPKNKEPNKGSHDVAIAKFQKNGTLQTVKQIEAYTAPYSIAADDQSRIFLGARNDNGNTIFARLNSNLQIEASSKQLTRQIKQPIPMPDGGAVVYGNTATSLEPDVNVYIKDAYVQRLGPSGVEQWVHQQKFDDSGSTKYNGGVRIPGGGVVLVGQNASEIGGLPYLGVYADEGMPLFIDGSKKSTFFEFENDKKGRGFPSAVETYRDANNKVHVFTMGVTTSSWPGRSDDDNIDPKGGKDMWITGMTLKCEQQ from the coding sequence ATGGCATTTTTCTTAACCTCCTGTGGTGGAGGTGGAAACGGTATGCCGAATCCGGAAATTACAGGTATACAACCCGATAGCGGTCCTCCCGGGACGTTGGTTACAATATCTGGAAAGGGATTTAGTGCCGAAAAGACGTCTAATGCCATTACCATAGGGGGAGAAGCTGCTCCAGTTGAAAGTGCCACAGAATCGCAATTGAAAACCAAGGTGCCAAAAGGAGCATCCAGTGGGCCAGTAAAAGTTACGGTCGGTGGGGAGACGGTGTCCGGTCCCCAATTTACGGTAGAAGCCAAAGCCCCTGGTATCAGTTCAATAAAACCCGACAGTGGAATAGTCGGTACTGAGGTTACGATTGAGGGTATGAATTTTAGTACGAATTCTTCTGATATAACAATCACATTTAATGGGACGGCAGCTCCAGTAAATGATGCATCAAAAGATCGATTAATAACAAAGGTTCCGGACAATGCCAGTGATGGACCGGTTAAGGTAACAGTAAAACAGAAATCTGCAACAGGACCTGATTTTGATGTGTTAGCACCCACAATAATTGCTATGGAGCCCGATACCGCTGTTATAGGGGCAACTATAGCCATAAAGGGTAAATATTTTGCAAAGAAATCTTCAAAAAATAAGATCTCCTTTGGGGGTATAATGGCAGATGTTGATAGCGTCAGTAGTGATACGCTTTATACGGTTGTGCCCGAAGGTGTTAGCGGCGGTCCTGTAAAAGTTGTTGTTGGAGAACAAATTTCTGATGGTGTTCCCTTGCAGGTTATTACCAATATTCAGGCATGCTATGGAAATGACGTCCAGCTTGATGCTAATCTGCAGTGGGTTAGTCAGGGACTTACAACCTCGGATAAAGACGATAAATCGCAGGACATGGCCATGGATTCGAATGGCAATTTATATATGGTACTGCGTGACCGAGGGGTAGCTGCAAAATATGATACTGAAGGAGATAAAGTTTGGGAATCAAGATTTGATTCAAAATTAAAATCTACGACATGGAGAGGTATTGAAGTTGACGGTAACAGTGTGTATATCGTGGGAGAGCGTGGTGTTACCAATCAAGGATTAGGAGAAGCAAAGCTAAAGTATCACTTCTCAACTCTAAAAGATGGCAATTCTAATACAGGGGGTAGAGATGTAGTATTAGCACGTCTTGATGCCGGTTCTGGAAGTCTTGAATGGGCCCAGCAGTTTGGCTCACCTGATCTCGACGAGCTAAATCATGAAACGATTGCCGTGCTACCGTCGGGTGAAATATTGGTTTCTGCTAGAATGAGCGGTCCTTTTACACCCAAAAATAAAGAGCCAAACAAGGGATCTCATGATGTAGCTATTGCTAAATTTCAAAAAAATGGCACCCTCCAGACTGTGAAACAAATTGAGGCGTATACGGCACCTTACAGCATAGCTGCTGACGACCAAAGCCGTATATTTTTGGGTGCAAGAAATGATAATGGTAATACCATATTTGCCAGACTTAACAGTAATTTGCAAATCGAAGCCTCAAGCAAACAGCTAACAAGACAAATTAAACAGCCTATTCCAATGCCGGATGGAGGAGCCGTTGTATATGGCAATACGGCTACTTCGCTTGAGCCTGATGTTAATGTATATATCAAAGATGCTTATGTACAGCGACTTGGACCCAGTGGGGTTGAGCAATGGGTACACCAGCAAAAATTTGATGATAGTGGATCTACCAAATACAATGGAGGTGTGCGAATACCTGGTGGAGGAGTTGTTCTTGTGGGACAAAATGCGTCTGAGATTGGTGGACTTCCATACTTGGGGGTTTATGCGGATGAGGGAATGCCTCTCTTCATCGATGGTAGTAAAAAGTCCACGTTTTTTGAGTTTGAGAATGACAAGAAAGGCCGAGGATTCCCTTCGGCAGTAGAAACGTATCGTGATGCAAACAACAAGGTGCATGTATTTACGATGGGGGTCACAACTTCGAGCTGGCCAGGGCGTAGCGATGATGATAACATTGATCCTAAGGGGGGTAAAGATATGTGGATTACTGGTATGACCCTTAAGTGTGAACAGCAATAA